A section of the Roseivirga sp. BDSF3-8 genome encodes:
- a CDS encoding glycosyl hydrolase family 28-related protein, whose amino-acid sequence MKRLYSLFLRCGLLALAVLILPAAGSLAVAQAPVDNPVAARYDLQDHWTDEISWQQVVVANEVEGLVGEGSVVDSAIMRQAMLDISADGGGVLYFPAGTYHFTSDLSIPTGVVLRGESPATETEAKGVIYMLNTLFDFPKYKPTMSRQEMDTVVFVDIPNSTAFKLITADEGAEKIGLVNLDINRGMIDFHNRGVMADTSAQDYQTGTTSLYDKVVIYGNNQTNVAMPDPRIPSVNMRHIGQLWQRWPLHEASNINIMVKKYAIVANNRLNDKVEDTFRQFGYLADNGMNFDGARATFDYGDHNGITVIQNPDADDNASASVENTGSAPAGEVMVKDNYVRVLSQNEPIVYKGDVEVADNRTMLYDKEHESYIMRDGRSTLYNDYLRLFPNPEISTPHEFYTETDTVRYRLIKPLNYDPAKEYPMVVYLHGSGENGDDNKLQLRNFIWQFTTDEAREEYPCFIFVPQCPWHMQTFTESVEEVSFDYVDEVFMALDEVNTTYSIDKKRQYLVGISTGGWSTWEIIANYPKRFAAAVPIASYKRYNEWDKKERKKELRNARKTAVWAFHGEIDEWVPSAFARLSIAELRASGGKPKYTEFKGIGHLCWDELQHMEEFMPWLFAQRK is encoded by the coding sequence ATGAAACGTTTGTATTCCCTATTTCTAAGATGCGGCCTGTTAGCCCTTGCCGTTTTGATCTTACCCGCTGCGGGCAGCCTCGCGGTTGCCCAAGCTCCTGTCGACAACCCGGTAGCGGCACGCTACGACCTACAGGACCACTGGACTGATGAGATTTCCTGGCAGCAGGTGGTGGTGGCCAATGAAGTGGAAGGCCTGGTGGGCGAAGGTTCGGTAGTGGATTCTGCTATTATGAGACAGGCCATGCTTGATATCTCTGCCGATGGCGGGGGTGTTCTGTACTTTCCCGCAGGTACGTACCACTTTACTTCAGACCTGAGTATACCGACGGGTGTGGTACTCCGGGGCGAATCACCTGCCACGGAAACGGAGGCTAAAGGAGTGATTTACATGCTCAACACTCTGTTTGATTTCCCTAAGTACAAGCCCACCATGTCCCGGCAGGAAATGGACACGGTGGTATTCGTGGATATACCGAACAGTACGGCGTTCAAGCTTATCACTGCAGATGAAGGAGCTGAGAAGATAGGGCTGGTAAACCTCGACATAAACCGTGGCATGATCGACTTTCATAACCGGGGTGTGATGGCGGATACTTCGGCACAGGACTACCAGACAGGTACAACATCGCTGTATGATAAAGTGGTGATATATGGAAACAATCAAACGAATGTGGCTATGCCTGACCCGCGCATTCCCAGTGTCAACATGAGACATATCGGTCAGCTATGGCAGAGATGGCCGCTGCATGAAGCGTCCAATATCAATATTATGGTAAAGAAGTACGCCATTGTAGCCAATAACCGGCTCAATGATAAGGTAGAAGACACTTTCAGGCAGTTTGGCTACCTGGCTGATAACGGGATGAACTTTGACGGCGCCCGTGCCACTTTCGACTACGGCGACCACAACGGCATAACGGTGATCCAAAACCCTGATGCGGATGACAATGCAAGTGCTTCGGTGGAGAACACTGGCAGTGCACCGGCCGGGGAGGTGATGGTGAAGGATAACTATGTAAGGGTACTGAGCCAGAATGAGCCTATCGTGTACAAAGGTGACGTGGAGGTGGCGGATAACCGGACTATGCTGTATGATAAGGAACACGAGAGCTACATAATGCGTGATGGTCGCTCTACGCTGTATAACGACTACCTGAGGCTCTTCCCTAATCCTGAGATAAGCACCCCGCATGAGTTTTATACTGAAACAGATACGGTACGCTATCGCCTGATCAAGCCCCTGAACTACGATCCAGCTAAGGAATATCCGATGGTGGTCTACCTCCATGGCAGCGGTGAGAATGGCGATGATAATAAGCTTCAGCTCAGAAACTTTATATGGCAGTTTACTACCGATGAAGCCCGTGAGGAGTACCCCTGCTTCATTTTTGTGCCTCAGTGCCCCTGGCATATGCAGACGTTCACTGAGTCGGTGGAAGAGGTGAGTTTTGATTACGTGGATGAGGTATTTATGGCCCTTGACGAGGTAAATACTACCTATAGCATTGATAAAAAAAGGCAATACCTGGTAGGCATATCCACCGGTGGCTGGTCTACCTGGGAGATCATTGCCAACTACCCGAAACGTTTTGCTGCGGCTGTACCTATAGCTTCTTACAAGCGGTACAACGAATGGGATAAAAAGGAAAGAAAGAAGGAGCTTAGAAATGCCAGAAAAACAGCCGTATGGGCCTTTCATGGTGAAATAGATGAGTGGGTGCCTTCTGCCTTTGCCCGTCTGAGTATAGCCGAGCTAAGAGCCTCAGGAGGTAAGCCTAAATACACCGAGTTCAAAGGAATAGGCCACCTCTGCTGGGATGAGCTGCAGCATATGGAGGAATTTATGCCCTGGCTATTTGCCCAGCGTAAGTAA
- a CDS encoding cytochrome-c peroxidase, producing the protein MIPHLRITMLLASGAFFLCSLTLSGDGSTDRPMPANPIELGEALFHDVILSGDRTVSCASCHKPEFAFADNASLSEGVGGQLTKRNTPTAMYLNYRKFFFWDGRAGSLEEQALIPIASPEEMDLAIPEAVSRLKENPFFARAFEHVYQTEPSSTTLAHALASFQKNLTTYTAPYDRYMEGDYKAMSKSALRGMELFLYDAGCVFCHKEPHFGNNDFFNIGLYNGADKTDVGRFKVTGDSLDLGSFETPTLRNIAVTAPYMHDGSMATLMEVLEYYNDPDAMVSNSLNRHENMIKLNLDKKQLKDLEAFLLTLTDERYE; encoded by the coding sequence ATGATACCCCATCTCAGAATCACGATGCTGCTGGCATCAGGCGCATTCTTCTTATGCAGCCTGACTCTCTCCGGCGATGGGAGCACCGATCGCCCCATGCCTGCGAACCCAATTGAACTGGGCGAAGCCCTGTTTCATGATGTTATACTATCGGGTGACAGGACGGTAAGCTGTGCTTCCTGTCACAAGCCTGAGTTTGCTTTTGCTGACAATGCCTCCCTTAGCGAAGGGGTAGGAGGGCAGCTTACCAAGCGTAACACGCCTACCGCCATGTATCTCAACTACCGGAAGTTTTTCTTCTGGGACGGGCGTGCGGGTTCGCTGGAAGAGCAGGCGCTTATACCCATTGCCAGCCCTGAGGAAATGGACCTTGCCATACCTGAGGCAGTCAGCCGCCTGAAGGAAAATCCGTTTTTTGCCCGGGCCTTCGAGCATGTGTATCAAACGGAACCTTCCTCTACCACCTTAGCGCATGCGCTGGCCTCATTCCAGAAGAATCTGACCACTTATACTGCTCCCTATGACCGGTATATGGAAGGGGACTACAAAGCCATGAGCAAGTCTGCCCTGCGGGGGATGGAACTGTTCCTATACGATGCAGGGTGCGTATTCTGTCACAAAGAGCCGCACTTTGGTAATAATGACTTCTTCAATATCGGATTGTATAACGGGGCCGATAAGACCGACGTGGGCCGCTTTAAAGTGACGGGCGACAGCCTGGACCTGGGTAGTTTTGAGACCCCGACACTACGTAATATTGCGGTGACAGCCCCCTACATGCATGATGGCTCTATGGCTACACTTATGGAAGTGCTGGAGTACTATAACGATCCCGATGCCATGGTAAGCAACAGCCTGAACCGGCACGAGAATATGATCAAGCTTAATCTTGATAAGAAGCAACTGAAGGACCTTGAAGCCTTTCTGCTTACTCTGACCGATGAGCGCTATGAATAA
- a CDS encoding glycosyltransferase, which produces MATIAFLFDHFPGHIIPSFTLANDLIRQGHKVCYLAIPDMVPLITRQGFDCQVVMQEYFPEGFVHDAEAANGYHYAGIIEGCLDSVMDELAPDLMVCTYFVSLDSLLINQKYGIPQVLFTTHIRDVALDPAYFAQSIVMKLHAGMAARVLSFLQQGNPSAESTSALLEPLKGFRELIAAPRDLLLPDEVFPDNVKFITTGFNQRVQGEVPELARLKEEGKVIIFASMGSQSAMHQDKTRYFFHRMLQMMRHEAPSHWHMVLAHSNMDIAPLGKLPDNVTATPWIDQVQVLSYSSLAVFHGGIGTIKECLAAEVPMVICPRSIETSINVQRVESCEIGRGADLLRLTSAELVSLCNEVMQDKTLQQSIAVLSDRYVKEEDEMKGASLVLPMLETMSI; this is translated from the coding sequence ATGGCTACTATTGCTTTTCTATTTGATCATTTTCCGGGGCACATCATTCCATCATTCACACTGGCCAATGATCTTATCAGGCAGGGGCATAAGGTCTGCTACCTGGCCATACCCGACATGGTACCTCTTATCACCAGGCAGGGCTTTGACTGTCAGGTGGTCATGCAGGAGTACTTCCCGGAGGGGTTTGTCCACGATGCCGAAGCAGCAAATGGATATCACTACGCAGGCATTATAGAGGGCTGCCTGGATAGTGTTATGGACGAGCTGGCACCGGACCTTATGGTGTGTACCTACTTTGTCTCTCTCGATTCTTTGCTTATTAATCAGAAATATGGTATCCCTCAGGTGCTGTTCACTACGCATATCAGGGATGTGGCACTGGACCCGGCCTATTTTGCCCAGAGCATCGTGATGAAGCTCCATGCGGGTATGGCAGCGCGTGTCCTCAGCTTTCTACAGCAAGGTAACCCCTCGGCGGAGAGCACCTCGGCGCTGCTGGAGCCGCTTAAGGGCTTCCGGGAGCTGATAGCCGCTCCCCGTGACCTGCTCTTGCCGGATGAGGTGTTTCCCGATAATGTGAAGTTTATCACTACCGGCTTCAACCAGCGGGTTCAGGGAGAGGTACCAGAGCTGGCCCGGTTAAAGGAGGAGGGGAAGGTGATCATTTTTGCTTCTATGGGGTCACAGTCAGCGATGCACCAGGATAAGACCCGCTACTTTTTTCACCGTATGCTGCAGATGATGCGGCATGAAGCCCCGTCTCACTGGCATATGGTCCTTGCGCACTCTAACATGGACATAGCCCCGCTGGGAAAACTCCCGGACAATGTGACTGCCACTCCGTGGATAGACCAGGTGCAGGTGCTAAGCTACTCTTCTCTGGCTGTTTTCCATGGAGGCATAGGTACGATCAAAGAGTGCCTGGCAGCGGAGGTACCCATGGTTATCTGTCCTCGGAGCATAGAAACTTCCATTAATGTGCAACGCGTGGAAAGCTGTGAGATAGGCCGGGGGGCAGATTTGCTCAGGCTTACTTCGGCTGAGCTGGTTAGCCTCTGTAATGAGGTGATGCAGGACAAAACCCTTCAGCAATCAATTGCTGTGCTTAGCGACCGGTATGTGAAAGAGGAAGACGAAATGAAGGGGGCTTCCCTTGTTTTGCCCATGCTCGAAACCATGTCCATTTAA